Part of the Onthophagus taurus isolate NC unplaced genomic scaffold, IU_Otau_3.0 ScKx7SY_14, whole genome shotgun sequence genome, TTATAATTGTCAAAGCATTGATAGATCAAGGATCcgaagttttatttatatcagaaaAGTTAGttcaaagattaaatttacctCGAAAATCTGTAACAGTACCTATTTCTGGAGTCGGATCACAACGTACGAGCATATCTCACGGGTCAGTTATAATGAATTTAGTCTCTAGAATGAATGATCAAATTAAGTTCGAAGAAGAAGCATTGATCTTGCCTAAACTTACTTCATATGTAcctcaaaaaagttttgtcAATCTCGGATTTAACTTCAACTCAATCACTTTGGCCGATCCTGAATTCAATTCACCAACTTGAATTGAAATTATATTGGGAGTCagtatttattcaaaattccTTGAAAgcggtattttgaaaaacgacGATGGTTCATTAGTAGCTCAGCAAACAACCTTTGGTTGGATTATATCAGGAACACTTTCAAATCAACCCAATGTCAGTAATTTTCCGTATGGTTTCCAGTATTCTATTGATCATGAATTTCTCGAATTGatgaaaagtttttggaaacaaGAAACCGATACAATTAATTCTCCATGTATTTCTGCTGAAGATCGAGCATgtgaagatcatttcaatgAATCTCATATCCGTCTGTTAAATGGTCAATTCATGGTTCGTCTTCCTTTTAAGAAATCTCCTAAAGAATTAGGAAGCTCATATCAACCAGCTCTAAATATGTTTAATCACTTAGAAATGCGCTTCGCAAAAAATCTCAATTTCAAAACCGAATATATAAAATTCATGTCTGAATATCTCAAACTCGATCACATGATTCTCATTCCATTACCGTCCATTTACTCTACTTATTATCTTCCCCATCATGGAGTGATTCGTGAAAGCAGTACAACGACTAAATTAAGAGTTGTTTTTAATGGATCACAAAAAACTTCCAATAACATCTCATTGAATGATTGCCTTTACACTGGTCCAAAGCTTCAAACAGAACTGTTGGATATTATTCTTCGTTGGAGATGTTATGCAATGGTATTTTCTTGCGATCTAGAGAAGATGTACCGCCAGATAAGGGTACATCCTGATGATTGTAGTTGTCAAAGAATACTTTGGAGAGAAGATCCATCAAATCCAATTCAAATATACCAATTATCAACGGTAACGTACGGTTTAGCATGAGGTCCTTACTTGGCAATACGGTGTCTAAACAAGCTAACTGAAGAACACAGTGAAACGCAGCCATTAGGTTCTACTGTTATTCGTAAAAATACATATGTTGTTGACATTTTGTCTGGCGCAGACAATCTTGACGAAATTCAAGAAAATCATAATGCAGGACCTTTGGACACGTCAAATCGACTGGGATGATGCTTTACCCAGCGATCTCGAAAATCGGTGGACTTTATTCGTCGCGAATTTTGATCAAGTCAATACTATAAAAATACCTCGGTGGCTCGGACTTTCACGTGCAACTAACCTCATTGAATTGCACGGGTTCGCGGACGTTTCATCAAGTGCGTACGGTGCGGTAGTGTATGTGCGGGTGTTAACTAGTAAAAAGATCCGTGTATCTTTGTTAATATCTAAATCAAAAGTCACCACTATTGTCACCACTCAAGCGTATGACAATACCGCGACTCGAGCTGAGCGCCGCAGTGTTACTTACTCGGTTAATAAATCGGATTCGGAGTGTCTTAGACTTTTCAAAACATACTGTTCATTTATGGACCGATTCCACTGTGGTCTTAGCTTGGATTCGAAATCAACCTTCAAAGTGGAAAGAATTCGTTCAAAACCGCGTGATTGAAATACAAGAACTTTCTGGTGCTCACTGGCATTATGTACCAAGTGCTGAAAATCCTGCTGATTTGGTTTCTCGAGGTGCATCTTTGTCCAGGATGCAAAGCGATTCGTTATGATGGTCAGGACCGGTTTGGCTTAGTTCTCTATCATCCATGTGGCCTTCTGTTGATCCACTTCTGGAAGAAGGAGTCAATCGGGAGATGAGATCTCTCAATTCCAACATCGTTTCCAAGGAAGAGGATGGTTGggatttaaaatacaaatattcaTTCTTAACTAAATTGATCCGTATCTTGGCTTGGTGTAGACGAATCTTtcaatttcataaaagtttGTGTGTTCCAGATGTTTTGTCACCTGTTGAATTAAATGAAGCTCTGTTGTTTTGGGTACGTGATTCTCAGCTACTTCACTTTTGAGAAGAAATCTGATCCCATTTTTGGATGGTGATGGGTTACTACGTTTGACTGGACGTCTACGCTTTTCCAATCTTGATTGGGATGAGAAGCTAGAGGGTGCTTCTCATTCCAAAGAATACCAGATTAGCATCTTTAATTATTGAACGTTATCATCAAATTACATTGCATGGGGGCACGCAGTGAGATTGCAGTTGAGATTCTGGATTATTGGAGGTAGAGTTTCGATACGATCATTCATACATCGATGCATGCAGTGCGAAAAACAACGAGTTATTACAAGTCAACAATTAATGGGTCAGCTTCCACCACCCCGAGTTACACCTTCACGACCATTTCTTCATTCTGGAGTGGATTATGCTGGTCCTTTTCAACTTCGTACGATCCGCGGAAGAGGGGGGAGATTCTACAAGGGGtacttaattctttttgtttgtttaagcACATCTGCCATTCATTTGGAAGTTGCTACCGATTACTCTACCAGTGGTTTTATCGCAGCCTATAAACGGTTCACTGGTAGAAGAGGATTATGCAAATGTATTTACAGTGACTGTGGTACTAACCTGGTGGGAGCAGATCGGGAGCttcgtaatttattttctgCTGCAAACAAGGAATGGAGGGCACTCGCTCAACTTCTTGCTGGCGATGGGACAGAATGGAAATTCAATCCTCCGTCAGCACCCCATTTTAGAGGAAGAAtcatttgaagaaaatagttGGTAGTACAACCCTTACTTGCGAGGAATTTATGACATTGTTAGTACAAATCGAAGCTGTGCTCAATTCACGACCGCTGTATTCACTCTCTGATGATCCAAACAATTTCGACGTGCTAACTCCCGCTCATTTTCTCGTTGGAGGTGCTTTATCAGTCATCCCTGAACCATCACTATTAGAGCTTACGACGTCTCGCTTGTCATGTTGGCAGCACCTCAGAAAAATGACCGAACAATTTTGGAAGAGTTGGAGTCAATATTATTTAAAGGCAATTCAAAATCCAACTAAGTGGTATGAAGCCAAAAATCTACCTCGGATAGGTCAATTAGTGCTTGTTCGCGACGAGAGGTATCCACCAGCAAAATGGCCTCTTGCTCGTGTAGAAAAACTACACACAGGACCTGACGGTTTAGCAAGAGTAGCCACTATTAAAACAGCGTATTCAATACTAACCCGTCCCATTGTTAAGTTATGTATCCTACCGGACGCTCAAGAACCATCAGCTTATTCTTGagttatgtatatttttcaagaagttgaaattttattttctattttttttttaaatttcgatactttaaaaacacaattaagaaaagttatttataatttaattttaaacaaatattgtgtaCAAAAAATTCTAATTCAATTAAGTGGCTTAAATTCGATGTACGAATAGGCTAGttcgaaaactataagagttagaaaaaaagtagcttacatgtcatgatctcgtttttcgacaaactgctaatgccaaaaacctcaaagcgcttcGTCTTTTCTTCTCACTGCGTTCGCTgctaatgacagatgagctgttaaaattgtggcgtgtccgacagtCAGACGGATCAGCCACAAACGAaactgcttctcttccgaataaaacatagtattttttcttcaaacgtttcaaataatacggcgctaaagtgaaatgttcttcagcgttataaattttactttagcgccataacgctgaagtacttttttgctatgttgattttagcaaccgtcgttatgcaaaaatgacttacttctaccgtGTGTAAACACgccaacaaagttgtcatttaattacgtttgaagaaaagtcTTTTTTGAAAcggatgctgtaatgagattccttacagcatccgttGCTGTGaaaagattttagtaacatttcatggaaccagttcaagttggtgacattgggtcattaatttttctagttgtaaattagacaatttttgtctGTGGATGTTTAAATACggtcttagcatcgaatacaaggtccacaatgacgAGGGCTTGAACTCttagcaatttctcttattttgggaggtgtacatgaaacattttttcaggtgaattaatgacattttgtgttttgacaatttctaattgttaattcaaatttctattctcaagtgttaccaactgctataTACCTATTTccagcataaaaaacacgtttcataagacttaaagcactcattcattaaaaaactgatGGTTTccccactcgtttttcaacttgaattcgtgcatttcaagcgtgtcttgcgaaacttgttttttaatatactattacgtCCAGGACGCAAAAGACTTTTACGTCCAGCTACGACaatcaaagaaattgttaatttattattataaacaaattacaaacataaaataatcaacatttaattgttttaccattttatttcatgtttaaaaataaatttataatcgTATATTTGTTCAATATATGAGGTGAAGTCGATGTGACGTTTAGTTGATTGACATAACATTAACACGTTGACTGCCATAAGAAGCGTAACTTGATGCACGGCAAAATTTCCACAACAGCCACGAGAAGCACTAGTTGATTCTGATGcctatttatctttaaaattgttcCTGCCAGAATGGATAGACTTTTAGTGACTATTGCGGCAGTCAACGTGTTAAATGAATTCTAAATGTCATTATACTGAATTTGgtcgttttattaatttataaactttaGAATACGCagtttacaaaaaatgttgtagaaTAAAAGTTTCGTGTAGAATAATCGTTCGAGCGCAATAGATGCTAGATGATAAACGATAGGCGATAGTATTGTAATAGACGAAGATAGCGTGTCATTTCGCtatcttgtatcaaaaataactattttggtataactaaaatttcatttacgtTTCGATAAATATTCCGATTAAATTAATTGCGCTTGGTGGTTTTAATGATTATATCAGAAACACATTTTGTGTTGATGATGatattttgctttaatttataagtttctgtaaacaaattatttgattaaaattgttcGTTATGGTGtattgaaagaaaagaaaataaataaatcagcAAGGACTTATATCgactttatatttatttctacCCCTCTTTAAATTAGCAAGTCTTTCATTATGAAGGGTTTAACCACTTGTAATAATTGATTACAAAGAATATCAATAAcaggaaattaataattaattttatcaattatttgTTGTTATCGAGAAGTTGCCTAAAAGAAGGTTATCCGACAAGCTTCAAAGAACAAAAAGTAGAAGAGAGACAAATAATCGTCTCTCTTCTTGCTAGTAAAGTAGCATTTATTAACAAGGTCAATATTCTGACCTAGTGGTGCTCAATATTCTTTATGTAAACCTAATTACATACAAACACAAAGGTAGTAACAGGTATTGcagtgcctcggccgcaagcaaccttgGTTCTTTTTTCTGCTGATAAACCGAAGTAACACATATTAAATGCCGAGATCTTCAAAGCCGTGACTCTAAATATGAAGCATAAGACAATGGCCAACTGAATGGTGCGGGTCACGGTTATACCAATACACTAAAAAGTCTCAACAACAGACCGCAATAATTACAGAACAGTTGGTTTAACACCTTATGCAACCAAGATATTATTGCATATAATCAATGAAAGgtgtaaattaaataaaactcgattttgcattttttgatggattgatttatttctatttgttGGCTCTACCGATTtcgatttgttattaaaatcatcTTCAGGATTCTGAGCCAcgttaaaatgaatttaaagttttgaatccataataaaacattccttttttttaaccttcCTTTTTATACAATATCCGTTATGTTTTGACAAGAtgacgtttttaaaaattattattatcgtttTGTCTTTCCATTCTTATATGTACATAAtatatacagtgctagcgtaaagtaacccccccccctgtttaacttccgaacaaattgagatatcaatatgaacaaaaaaacgtcagtttctatattttatcagcacaaatattttcttatggaaaattttgccatcacttttagtttttccggcaaatagattaactttgtttttttaaatggaacacccagtatattatggtatcttccgaaagatgaaaacaatacgaatccaacggtacctcacaatcaaatatcgggtTATTCgtttttcgcataaaaattaaacaaaatgcggaattttgccggaaaaaccaacgtatcttcgtcgaCTACCTGTCGAAATGCAATCGGCCAGGTGGACGGTAGGTTAACGGTTGGTATACGCTCGTGCTaagacggatttaaaattgcaagttcaattacttattttttttagaaatgaaattgaagTTGGGTggaagtatattaaatttatgaattaatcatattttatcaaaaaatatttataaagaaaaaaaatcaatataagaaatgaaattttcttattaaagattttgctagTATTGGTAacggttgaaaaatttgcttagtgttgttattgaataataaaagaattttttatttattaagaatcaactattaagtaaattgttcGATATGATTACCTTGAACTTCTAGGCAGTGGTACCATCTTTGTAGTGTTTCCTCTCTCACACGGCTTAACATgtgatgatcaatattttggcagacgtcaataattttttgttttaaatcctcaatactacccaacggaatttcatataccttggattaccccataaaaagaaatctaaaggtgtcagatctggtgatcttgctgtccattaaaatttttatcaagataatttcgtaccattggcgcataatgtggaggtgctccgtcttgatgaaacactagttccatttcaaaatcgtcaggattctgttgtacaatttgtaaaagtcttgaaaaaaaaacatttactttctaatgaaattgagtgataacttcacgatattcatgtggattaacatcacgccgatgcaattttccacccaaaaagaaagtacattcatcactgaaacaaatatgtttcaagtataatcgatttcgttcaaccatatttgtcattagctcacaaaattctgttcttctatatcagggtcatcttctgttaattcatgaagcatttttatttaaaatggatgatatttattcttctttaagtaTTTCCACGTCGTCCAACAACGAcgcggaaatatttaacacatcaCACGTTGATGCGATAGCAGCAGACGACATCATGGTCGCATTAAATACTTCTGTTAATATCTGACGACCAGTTCTTTTGCGGTCTTCGACGCttccagtttccaaaaacttattcacaagttctcttaaatattttcgactaattggatgttcaggaaatcgttccttaaatTGTCGCTCTGTTTCATGTAGATTTCTGTCAGTACGAGCGAATACTAAAATTGCTTCGATATTGTGCTCTAAACTCCTTCTAGCCATTTTGATCTCGcctttctttggttatacttggtcgggtagaattcaaagatagaaatgaaggaaaatatttgcatgttgccttaaatacaaaatttcaaagtacctacaaactttaaaattgttgttatgacaattttttcttagaagttttaaaaagaactttctttttatccttttcttgtattgattgtttcataaaaacattctaaaagaattgctGATTTAACCCTGCTTAACCCGAGCGTAGACCGACCTTTAACTGACCGTCCAACGTTTATCTGGCCCATTGTatctcgacaggtagtcaacgaagatacgttggtttttccggcgaaattccgcattttgtttaatttttatgcgaaaaactaataaagcgatatttgattgtgaggtatcgttgaattcgtattgttttattctttcgaaagataccataatatactgggtgttccatttaaaaaaacaaagctgttccattttccggaaaaactaaaagtgataccaaaattttccataagaaaatatttgtgctgataaaatatagaaactgacgttttttgttcatattgatatctcaatctgttcagaagttaaacagggggggttactttacgctagcactgtagaTAGCTCACCTAATACTAAAATTTGGAAACAAAGATGGTAATGTGGGTAGCCTAAATCAAGGCGgaactaattatttttagttgcaTTTCAGTAGTTAAAAGTGAAACTGATGGTTAGGTATTTGGCGTATAGATGGAACTTTAACTAGTGACAAGattaaacgtaatattatatttagtaggtatagtagaaaccacgagagctggcagtgacagatcgcttaaaaatggtatgaatcaagatatggacgtacgacttagattatttcaccatatacatttaaatgtaggttatgttagtaatggaggttatatgtcaaacattgtcaaagatattatttaatgattttcctttcaaagaaaacattttcggtttgtgaaaacactaacagattcatgacaacgctgacaagacgtttcgatttgaggttctaattatagagttacatcccttagaagaacagacgtactttttcgacgtggccatttgaattgtacagcagacatattaaactaatgctatctctttctaacacacattactctctagcggtttgtgaactacgtatggcatttgtaagagcggaaaacgatgatttactgtcagctctcgtggcgtctactataattaaaaattataaataattaaaaataattgtaaaactttaaatttttcaaatctaATTGCAAGTGTTATGAAATGtaatagtaaaaattttacgtccGGTCTCAAGACGGTGAGAGCCACTGAGTTCAACTAGCCATATCGGTACACTTTTAGACACAGACATAGTGTCTTGCGACAAAAAGGATTgtttttggttataaaaaatattttaaatttaacatcgGTAGTAGataatttcaactttttcattataaattcattctaactttcgattaacaaccctacagcttaacagttagtgtttgcttaattttttttctcagaaattattaaattttagaagaacatcagagagacaaaaaggTTTTAGAATAGTATGTATTTAtcatattcataaaaaaaatctaggagGTGGGTACgcttagtagtttagaagggtaggttgaaagtacaaatagggtcaaaacgtgccctattatgagttaaacatattccccaaatttcattttcctatcgtttatggtttttgagaaaaaaaaattaaaccaaaatttttcgccatttttggaagggtgtagctccttaagGAAGCTGAAGTCACctatggttcatatatcaaagtacccttaaaattcactaaagaatcagcccttgaagtttgttgtaGTCATTCAGAAACgccctgtatacagggtgtatctgaatgacatgCCCACtacacattttcttttctttattctggGGGGGTAATTACCCCCTTtacccccccccccccccttATCTACGCCCTtggtataatgctctgatgcggaagatacgggacacggtGTATATGTTATTAGCTTAggcattattttattattttcattttattattagtcaTATTTTTGAATCACCAATGATTACGTACCTGTCAATATGTATTGAAATCCTTCATCAACACACAATCATCATGTAACATTAGCATACCGCTAATCGTCTGTTCAAGCCCAACAAGAAACACTTAGAGCGAGTTAATTTGTTGTTGTATACTTTCCACAAATTTGATATGCAACGTTTTGCATCCAGCAATGTAGACCTTACTAATGGCACTTCTTACGACAGAGCACAGCGATAAGGATTTCTGTCAAACTTTTGTGTCGAACTTAAGCAATCAAAGGTGTTATTAAGGAGTTCAAGGAAATTTGCCGTATTTAAATAAGAGCTGCTTTTCAGTTGTCCAGTTTTAGGACATGTCCTTATTGCACTTGCGACACTATGACTTAACACTCGAACAGCAAGTTTTACCGATTGTGTTTGAAAAGCGTTTGGATTTATGTGTATATCAGTGAGTTTTGGTAACGCTTTTgctgtttttgattttttgtgaAGTTCATACACATCACATACGTCTTTAAATgatataattgattttttatttattttattgtccACTTTATATGCAAAATCACACTGAATTAAATTGTTccgaaaattgttaaataaatgtgGTATATACATACAAAATATCCTCCTATTTCGATATAAAATATAAGGAGTGTCAGTAGCTACATGCAGCTTCTCTGTTAAAGAAGTATTTCCGGGGCCCTGATCAGCTTTTACAAAAATCCACAACATAATCAATTGTTCATAATTAGTTGTGTTAAATTATCGCTTTTTATTCCCGTGTCACTGAAGAAATAAGCAATTGGCACTTTCCATTTCATGAACTCTCCACGAATCATGATTACCATCGCTTTCTTTGCGTGTTGTTGCTGTCGTCCTAAAGAACCTAAGTCATCAAATCCCTCAATTAAATAAAGGGCTTTTGAATATTCGAGGCATTCTTTTATGGACATTTCGTCAAAGCACAAAAAGCagaatttttctattttgctCATTGTTTGTGTCTtcagtaataataaaattgttttttcatgTAGACATTAAAACCTGGCAAAATAGTTTCGTGTCCTATCCATTGCTTTATCGTACTTAT contains:
- the LOC111419034 gene encoding uncharacterized protein is translated as MKSFWKQETDTINSPCISAEDRACEDHFNESHIRLLNGQFMVRLPFKKSPKELGSSYQPALNMFNHLEMRFAKNLNFKTEYIKFMSEYLKLDHMILIPLPSIYSTYYLPHHGVIRESSTTTKLRVVFNGSQKTSNNISLNDCLYTGPKLQTELLDIILRWRCYAMVFSCDLEKMYRQIRVHPDDCSCQRILWREDPSNPIQIYQLSTVTYGLA